A segment of the Flavobacteriales bacterium genome:
GGCGGGCGCTCGTGCTCCTGCTCCAGTCGGGCAAAGGCCTTATTGATCTTGTTGATCGATCCGATCTTGTTCAACGGCAGGCGGACGATGCGTGCCTGCTCGGCCAGGCTCTGCAGGATCTGCTGGCGGATCCACCACACGGCGTAACTGATGAACTTGAATCCGCGGGTCTCATCGAATCGCGTGGCGGCCTTGATCAGGCCCACGTTGCCTTCGCTGATCAGGTCTGGCAGGCTAAGGCCCTGGCCTTGGTATTGCTTGGCCACGGACACCACGAAGCGCAGGTTGGCCTTGGCCAAGGCCTCCAGTGCCTCCTGATCGCCCTGCTTGATGCGGCGCGCCAGCTCAACCTCTTCTTGTGCGGTGATCAGCCTTACGCGGCCGATCTCCTGGAGGTACTTATCCAGGCTCGGCGTGTCGCGGTTGGTCACCTGCTTCACGATCTTCAACTGTCGCATGCGTGCCATCTGTGCTCTGTGGTATGGTGAATGAGGCGCCTTGAACGCCCGGAGCGGGCGCCCGGTTACTTCGGCAGGCACGCATACGACGAATTGCAGCGCATGGACCATGAACGGCGAAAGCCGCCCAGTCGGGCGGCTTTCGCGCTTAGGGGCGTGGCCCCGGTCAGTTATTGCTCGGCTCATGGCCGCCCTGCATGCCGCCGTCGTGGTCGCGGTGCTGGCGATCACCATGGTCGCGACGAGGGCGGTCGTCGCGTCTCGGACGATCATCGCGTCGCGGGCGATCGCCACGGTCACGGCGCTCGCCGGACATGGCGGGCTCGCGTTCCACGTAGCCTTCGGGCTTGGGCAGCAGCACTCGGCGGCTCAGTTTCAGCTTGCCGCTGCGCGGGTCCTTGCCCACCACCTGGAATTCGATCACGTCGCCCTCCTTCAGCACATCCTCCACGCGCTCGATGCGGCGCCATTCCAGCTCGCTTACGTGCAACAGGCCGTCCACGCCGGGCATCACTTCCACGAAGGCCCCGTAGGGCATGATGGTCTTCACCTTGCCCTTGTAGTTGGCGCCCACTTCCGCCTGGGGCGGATTGGCGATGGCGTTCACGCGGGCGAGGGCGGCATCGATGCTCGCCTTATTCTCGCTCATGATCTCCACGTGGCCAAGGCCATCGATCTCGTCGATGCTGATGTGCGCGCCCGTCTCGGCCTGGATCTCCTGGATCACGCGGCCGCCGGGCCCGATGACCGCGCCGATGCTCTCCTTCGGGATGGTGATGGTGATGATGCGCGGGGCGTGGTCCTTGTAATCGGCGCGCGGCGCATCAAGGGTCTTCAGCATCTCGTTCAGGATGTGCAGGCGGCCTTGGCGCGCTTGCTCAAGGGCTTGCGCGAGCACTTCATAGGGCAAGCCGTCCACCTTCATGTCCATCTGCGTGGCGGTGATGCCCTTGGCGGTGCCGGTGACCTTGAAATCCATATCGCCCAGGAAATCCTCGTCGCCGAGGATATCGCTGAGGATCGCATGGCGCTTGCCGTCGCTGATCATGCCCATGGCGATGCCGCTCACGGGAGCGCTGATCTTCACGCCAGCGTCCATCAGCGCGAGCGTGCCGCTGCATACGGTGGCCATGCTGCTCGATCCATTGCTCTCGAGGATGTCGCAGTTAAGTCGGATGGTGTAGGGGTTGGTCTCGATGCCAGGGATCACGGGCTTCAGGGCGCGCAGGGCCAGGTTGCCGTGGCCCACCTCGCGGCGGCCGGGGCCGCGGATCGGCTTCACCTCGCCGGTGCTGAAGCTTGGGAAATTGTAGTGGAGCATGAAGCGCTCGCTGCCTTTGTGGGTGGCGCGGTCGATGGTCTGCTCGTCCATCGAGCTGCCCAAGGTGAGCATGTTGATGGCCTGGGTCTCACCGCGGGTGAAGATGGCGCTGCCGTGGGTGCCAGGGAGGACATCCACTTCGCTCCAGATAGGGCGGATCTCATCGGTCCTGCGGCCATCGAGGCGCTTGCCGTGGTCTAGGCACACATTGCGTACGGCCTTCTTCTGTGTCTTCTTGAAGAAGCGCGCGAGCATGGCCTTGTCGGTCTTCTCTTCGTCGGTCAGCGTGGCCAGGCAGGCCTCCTTGATGGCGGCGAACTGCTCGCTCCGTTCCTCCTTCGCAGTGGGGTTCATCGCCACGTCATAGTACTTCTGGTAGCAGAAGTCATGGATCTTCTGTCCGATGGCCTCGATGTTGTTCTCGTGGCTGTAGGTGCGCTTCACTTGGCTCTTGGGCACCAGGGCGGCGAACTCCTCCAGCGCGATGCACTGCTTCTTGATCACATCGTGCGCCAGCTTGATGGCCTCGATCATATCGCCCTCCTGCACCTCCTTCATCTCGCCTTCCACCATGAGGATGTCGGCCTTGGTGCCGGCCACGATCAGATCGAGGTCGTTGCCCGAGAGCTCATCCACGGTAGGGTTGACAATGAAACGGCCGTTCACGCGGCTCACGCGCACCTCGCTAACCGGCCCGCCGAATGGGATGTCGCTCACGGCAAGGGCCGCAGCGGCGGCCAGGCAGGCGATGCCATCGGCCTGGTTCTTCTTGTCGGCGCTCATCAGGCTCACGATCACCTGGGTGTCGCCGTGGAAGTCATCGGGGAAGAGCGGGCGCAGGGCGCGGTCGATCAGGCGGCTCACCAGCACTTCATGGTCGCTGGGGCGGGCTTCTCGCTTGAAGAAACCGCCGGGGAAACGGCCGGCCGCGCTGAATTTCTCACGGTACTCCACCTGCAGGGGAAGGAAGTCGATGCCCTCGCGGGCCTCTTTGGTGGCAACCACGCTGGCGAGCAGCATGGTGTCGCCGAGGCGGACCATGACGGCGCCGTCGGCTTGTTTGGCCAGTACGCCGGTCTCCAGGGTGATGACTTTGCCATCGCCCATGTCGATGGTCTTGGTGATTGCTTGTGGCTTCATGTTCTTGGGCGCGCCTTTCGCGCCGTATTTGTGGTTGGTGTTCTTATTCGGGTTCGGCGGCAACGAAAAGGGCGACCGTGATTCACGACCGCCCCCTTTCGATCAGGAATTTCCTGTTGGTGCCGCATTTGCGGCTTCGCGCCTTTTCACTTGCGCAGGCCGAGCTTGCCGATGATGGCCCGGTAGCGCTCGATGTCGTGCGTTCGCAAGTAGTTGAGGATCTGCTTGCGCTTGCCCACCAGGTCCATCAGCGCTTTCTCGGTGCCGTGGTCCTTCTTGTTGGTCTTCAGGTGGCCGGTGAGGTGGTCGATGCGCTTGGTGAAAAGGGCAATCTGGCTCTCCGCCGCGCCGGTGTTCTTGTCCGAGCCGCCATGCTCGGTGAAAATGGCCTTCTTGGCCTCGGTGGTCAGGTACATGGTCGTTCGTAACAGGGCGCGAATGTACAGGAAGAACCCGAACCATGCACCCGCTTGGCAAAATCCTGAGCCTCAGCCCCTGAACATCGCGAAGGTCTTCGCCAGGAAGCCCTTCAGGTCCTTGCGCTCCACGATCTTGTCCAGGAAGCCATGCTCCAGCACGAACTCGCTTGTCTGGAAGCCCTCGGGCAGGTCGCGGCCGATGGTCTCCTTGACCACGCGCGGCCCGGCAAAGGCGATCAGCGCTTTGGGCTCGGCGATGTTCAGATCGCCCAGCATGGCGAAGCTTGCCGTGACGCCGCCGGTGGTCGGGTCGGTGAGGATGCTGATGTAGGGCAGCTTCTTCTTGGCGAGTTGGGTGAGTTTGGCGCTGGTCTTGGCCATCTGCATCAGGCTGAAGCCGGCCTCCATCATCCTTGCACCGCCGCTCTTACTGATGATGATCAGGGGGCACTTGCGCTTGAGGGCCTGGTCTGCGGCCAGGGCGATCTTCTCACCCACCACGCTGCCCATGCTGCCGCCTATGAAGCGGAAGTCCATGCAGGCGATAACCACATTATGCTTGTCCAATTTGCCCTCAGCGGCGCGCAAGGCATCGTTCAGCCCGCTCTCCCTCCGCGTCTTCGCCAGCCGATCGGTGTACTTTTTCGTGTCCTCGAATTGCAGCGGGTCGCCGGCGATCAGGTCGGCGCCGATCTCCGTGTACTTGTGGTCGTCGAAGAGCAGGGCGAAGTACTCCTCGCTCCCGATCTTCTCGTGGTGGCTGCACTTGGCGCAGACCCACAGGTTGTTCTCGTGGTCCTCGCTGGTCATGATCTCATCACAGCTCGGGCACTTGTACCAGAGGCCTTCGGGCGTCTCCTTCTTCTCCTCGGTGGAGGTGGTGATGCCTTCCTTAGTGCGTGTGAACCAACCCATGGAGCAAAGTTGAAGGATGGAAGCTGAAACTGGAAACCGTCCGCCTTTCAGCTCTCGGCTTTCCTCTCTCCCTAAGCGATGGTGATCTGTTCGTCGAGGTACACGTCCTGTATCGCATTGAGCAAGCCTATGCCTTCATTCATGGGGCGCTGGAATGCCTTGCGCCCGCTGATGAGGCCTTGTCCGCCGGCGCGCTTGTTGATGACGGCGGTCTTCACCGCTTCGGCCATGTCGCTGGCTCCGCTGCTGGCCCCGCCGCTGTTGATGAGCCCGATGCGTCCCATATAGCAGTTGGCCACCTGGTAGCGGCACAGGTCGATGGGGTGCTCGCTGGTGAGCTCGCTGTACACCTTTTTGTGCGTCTTGCCGTAGTTGGCGATGGCGTTATAGCCGCCGTTGGTCTCCGGCAGCTTCTGCTTGATGATGTCCGCCTGGATGGTGACGCCCAAGTGGTTGGCCTGACCGGTGAGGTCGGCGGCGGTGTGGTAATCCTTGCCATCGACCTTGAAGCCGCTGTTGCGGATGTAGCACCAGAGGATGGTGGCCATGCCCAATTCATGCGCGTGCTGGAAGGCATCGGCGATCTCGGTGATCTGCCGTGTGCTCTCGTCACTGCCGAAGTAGATGGTGGCGCCCACGGCCACGGCGCCCATATCCCAGGCATCCTGCACGTTGCCGAAGAGCACCTGGTCGAATTTGTTCGGCAAGGTCATCAGCTCGTTGTGGTTGATCTTCACGATGAAGGGGATCTTGTGGGCGTATTTGCGCGCTACGCTGCCGAGCACGCCATAGGTGCTGGCCACGGCGTTGCAGCCTCCCTCGATCGCGAGCTTCACGATGTTCTCGCCATCGAAGTAGATCGGGTTGGGGGCGAAGCTTGCGGCGGCGCTGTGCTCGATGCCTTGATCAACCGGGAGGATGCTCATGTAGCCGGTGTTCGCCAAACGGCCGTTGCCATAGAGCGCCTGCATGCTGCGCAGCACTTGCGGGTTGCGGTTGCTCATGGCGAAGCAGCGGTCCACGAAATCGGGGCCCGGCAGGTTCAGTGCGCTCTTATCGATGGTCTTGCTCTGGTGGCTCAACAGGCTCTGGGCTTCGGCGCCGAGGAGCTCTTCGATCTTGCTCATGGTCAACGTGGGCATGCGTGC
Coding sequences within it:
- a CDS encoding acetyl-CoA carboxylase carboxyltransferase subunit beta; amino-acid sequence: MGWFTRTKEGITTSTEEKKETPEGLWYKCPSCDEIMTSEDHENNLWVCAKCSHHEKIGSEEYFALLFDDHKYTEIGADLIAGDPLQFEDTKKYTDRLAKTRRESGLNDALRAAEGKLDKHNVVIACMDFRFIGGSMGSVVGEKIALAADQALKRKCPLIIISKSGGARMMEAGFSLMQMAKTSAKLTQLAKKKLPYISILTDPTTGGVTASFAMLGDLNIAEPKALIAFAGPRVVKETIGRDLPEGFQTSEFVLEHGFLDKIVERKDLKGFLAKTFAMFRG
- the rpsO gene encoding 30S ribosomal protein S15; the encoded protein is MYLTTEAKKAIFTEHGGSDKNTGAAESQIALFTKRIDHLTGHLKTNKKDHGTEKALMDLVGKRKQILNYLRTHDIERYRAIIGKLGLRK
- a CDS encoding RNA polymerase sigma factor RpoD/SigA, yielding MRQLKIVKQVTNRDTPSLDKYLQEIGRVRLITAQEEVELARRIKQGDQEALEALAKANLRFVVSVAKQYQGQGLSLPDLISEGNVGLIKAATRFDETRGFKFISYAVWWIRQQILQSLAEQARIVRLPLNKIGSINKINKAFARLEQEHERPPTAHELAEVLEMTLEEVKTSLNNTGRHVSMDAPLRDDGDSGTMMDVMSNPDLPSPLDDLMTDSLRNEIERSLRALQGREADVIRLYFGLNGNQPHTLEEIGQKFDLTRERVRQIKEKAIRRMKHASRSSVLKAYLG
- a CDS encoding class I fructose-bisphosphate aldolase; its protein translation is MSKIEELLGAEAQSLLSHQSKTIDKSALNLPGPDFVDRCFAMSNRNPQVLRSMQALYGNGRLANTGYMSILPVDQGIEHSAAASFAPNPIYFDGENIVKLAIEGGCNAVASTYGVLGSVARKYAHKIPFIVKINHNELMTLPNKFDQVLFGNVQDAWDMGAVAVGATIYFGSDESTRQITEIADAFQHAHELGMATILWCYIRNSGFKVDGKDYHTAADLTGQANHLGVTIQADIIKQKLPETNGGYNAIANYGKTHKKVYSELTSEHPIDLCRYQVANCYMGRIGLINSGGASSGASDMAEAVKTAVINKRAGGQGLISGRKAFQRPMNEGIGLLNAIQDVYLDEQITIA
- a CDS encoding polyribonucleotide nucleotidyltransferase; this translates as MKPQAITKTIDMGDGKVITLETGVLAKQADGAVMVRLGDTMLLASVVATKEAREGIDFLPLQVEYREKFSAAGRFPGGFFKREARPSDHEVLVSRLIDRALRPLFPDDFHGDTQVIVSLMSADKKNQADGIACLAAAAALAVSDIPFGGPVSEVRVSRVNGRFIVNPTVDELSGNDLDLIVAGTKADILMVEGEMKEVQEGDMIEAIKLAHDVIKKQCIALEEFAALVPKSQVKRTYSHENNIEAIGQKIHDFCYQKYYDVAMNPTAKEERSEQFAAIKEACLATLTDEEKTDKAMLARFFKKTQKKAVRNVCLDHGKRLDGRRTDEIRPIWSEVDVLPGTHGSAIFTRGETQAINMLTLGSSMDEQTIDRATHKGSERFMLHYNFPSFSTGEVKPIRGPGRREVGHGNLALRALKPVIPGIETNPYTIRLNCDILESNGSSSMATVCSGTLALMDAGVKISAPVSGIAMGMISDGKRHAILSDILGDEDFLGDMDFKVTGTAKGITATQMDMKVDGLPYEVLAQALEQARQGRLHILNEMLKTLDAPRADYKDHAPRIITITIPKESIGAVIGPGGRVIQEIQAETGAHISIDEIDGLGHVEIMSENKASIDAALARVNAIANPPQAEVGANYKGKVKTIMPYGAFVEVMPGVDGLLHVSELEWRRIERVEDVLKEGDVIEFQVVGKDPRSGKLKLSRRVLLPKPEGYVEREPAMSGERRDRGDRPRRDDRPRRDDRPRRDHGDRQHRDHDGGMQGGHEPSNN